DNA from Methylosinus sp. H3A:
CCGCGCCCAGCGCGCCAGCCCCGACTGCTATCGACAGAGCGCCTGCGAGGAAGGCCGCGACGGATTTCGAAATCCAGCTTCCACTGGGATAAATATCTGACGACGATTCCTTATTCATGATGTCCTCCGGACCTGCATACGGCGACACCACTATCGACCGCATCGCAACCGTGAGCTCGCTGTGCGCGGATATAAATGGAGGATCGAATGCCTGAGTCGCACCCGATCCTCATTCACAGTTCGATGTTGGCGCTCGCCGCTATTTGCACACCACGCGCCCAGGAGTGTACACGCATCGATCAATCGGACTTTTGAAGACAAAAGTTTCGCGCGTTCCATCCTTATATCGGCACACGAGTTTTAGCGGTTGATGCGCCTTTTTGAGATTGTGCCATCCTTGCTCCTTCAGAGAGCCGTCAGGCGTCAGCGATTCTGTGTCCGGCGTGAGTGTCCCCGGCGGGTCCGCTAGTCCCGAAATGATCGTGATCCCCGATAGGTTATTCTTGCAAGGTTCGACGGCGAAGGCCGCCGAAGGAACCATCAGCATCAGTATGGTGAGCGCCTTAGTGCGATACGACATAAAATTTATCTCCCGCTTCATATTGATTGTTCCCTGTCCAATATATCGTCCTGTAATGGGCCGGCTGATTCAACCATTGGTCCATTACCTGTATGCCCTGATCGTTCTGACCGAGGTAAATCGCCGTGTGGCTCTGGCCCGGCGTGTTCGTGTATGTCCCGTCATCGCCAAAAGTCGCGATCACAGTTCCCGTTGCAATGTCGCTAGCGCCCTCAACACGTTCGCCCGGAACCCAGGTCGACGTCAGGCCGACGTCGGATGTCGCCTGCGCCAGCGCGACGCATTGCCCACTTCCGACGCTCTGGCCATTGTATTGACTGTAGTCGGTTGCGATCGTGCCCGCGCCAATTCCGCCGTCGCCATTGTAGCCGCCGCCTCCGCCATTTCCTCCTCCTCCGTTCCCGCCACCCGTATCCGTTCCACCGGTCGGATAGCTGAAATTCGGCGCGCCTTTCTCGCGGTACGTCGGAATCACCGTGGCGGGCAATCCGCGTTCGACGACAGGGGTCGGGTCGGCTATCCCCGGCGTCGGCCCCCACAACGCGCACCCCGCGCCCGCGGCGAGAGCCACCGCAATCAATCGACATGAGACGACGAGCTGTCCTCGTCCTCCGCCATGCCCTCCGCCGCCGGCGTCCGGAGGGGACATATTCATTTTGCGCAACATGAGACCTCCTTTTTCAGAAGGCTCTCAACATTGCTCCCATCGGCGCGAATGTGAAATTCCTGTCAACCGCGAAATCATCATCGCGGATCTTTTGGCCATGTCGTCGCCGCGCCTTTGGCTAATCCCTCATCGCGACGGGCGTCCGGCCGCGGAGACCGGCCGCTGCTCATGCGGGCGCGCGCAGCGTCACCGTCGCTTCCGGCGCTGTGCGATGCGAGGCGAGCGAGGAACTTCGAAGAAGGAAGAATGAAGAATCGAAGTCGAGCGAGAAACCGCAAATCCCGATTGCACGCCGGCGTTCTACAGCCGCCTGCGAGTCCTTCGGCTCCAGGCGCCGCAGAATTTTCCCCTGTCCGCTGCCGCCCGCTCTACGGCGGGCTCCCGAGCGCGGACATTCCTCGCGCATCAAAATTCACCGGCGCCAGGAGCTCAGCGCTATCGCTCGACCTCCGGCCTTTCGGCCGGAGGCTCCAGATCGCCTTTCCGGCTGTTCGTGAACGCCGTGCAACGGGCTGCGGCCCCGCTCGGAGAAAAGACATGAAAAACATAGCAGAGTTTCAGCTCATCGGACGCGTCGGCGCGGTCAAGAAGGTCGGCTCCACCACGCACGTCACCAGCGCGTCGAACTACTCCTACAAAGACGAGGGCGGAGAGTGGCGGGACGACCCGCACTGGAACGAGGTCGTCGTCTTCTCTACCGTAACCACACGTTACATCGAAAAATATATTGGCAAGGGCGATCTCGTTCACGCGCGCGGCCGCGTCCGGCAGAACAACTATGAGCGCGATGATGGCGAGCGTGTCTTCACCGTTGATCTCATCTGCAACGATTTCTCGCGCCTCGCGCAGGCCGCCGACAATCGCGACGGCGAGCACCGCGACGCCGATGCGCGGGACGACTCCTACGGGCGCCGGCAAAGGAGCGCATCTCCTGGCCCGGATGACGCCATTCCCTACTGATCGATTGGCCGGAGGGGAGGCCCTCGACGCCTCCCCTCGTCCCTATTTCGGAGCGCGGTAAACCGGGAAGGCATCAGCCGCCGGACGTCCTCGCCGCGAGTTCGTCGGCGCACAACGCATGCGCTTCCGCGTGCAAGTCGAACCGCGCCCAGGTCTCGCCGCGCTTCGCGATCTCGATCGCGCGCGACGCGCCCGCAGCGCGCTGACACGCCACATGCGCGTCGACCAGCAGGCGCGCGGCGTAGAAGGTCCGCGCCGACGCCTGCTCGCTGAGCGGGGTCAGCCAATAGCCACCTTCCGACTGCGCCTCGACCACCTGGCGTTGCGCCTTCACCGCCGCCAGTGACGCGTCATGCGCATCACGGCACAGCGACACCGCGCGTTCGACGATCGGCTGCAGCAGCCGGTCCAGCTCCGCCTGTCGCTGCGTGCTCGACAGGCGAGCCCCCTTCTGCGCGATGTCATCCGCCATGTCCTGGTCGGCCGCGTCGCGAATGCCATCGATGTCGTCGTCGAATCCGAACGACTCGATCACCAAGGAGACTTCTCGCGAATCCGGCGCGATATCGCGCACGAGCTCCATCGACGGCTTTGCGCGCCGCTCGATCGGAAAGCGCACGACGTTCGTCATGCCGGGCGTCAATTCGATGCGCATGGCCACTCTCCTGTTGCGGATCGTCTCATCAAACCAGACGCGGCGTCGGAATACAACGGCAACACATTGATAATAAGATGAAAAGTCACGTCGATGCGACTTTTATTCCCTTCGTCGCCGCGCTCGCACTCTCGCTCGTCGTGGACGCGCTCGGATCGCAGCGGAAATACCGCCCGCCGATCGCCCCTTCGAAAGCGGCGCCGTCGCGCGACCGCCGCAACTCGAATTTCATGACCGTGCCCGGAACGGCAACCATCATGATCTGCGTGTTCGATTCCACCACCTCGACCTCCAACGGCTCCCGAGGGCGATCGATATCAGTCAGCTTAACATTACAGTTGCATATTACAATGACTTCTGACTCACTGGGCCACCATGATTCGGCCTGGGGATCATGGGATGGCGGGAGCTTCGATCGAGACGACGCTGGAGTTGTGGGCGTCGTCGCTGCGTGATGTGAAACGTCGGATGCATCCGTTGTTCACGCAAGACCGCGTGGCGCGATCGGCAGAAGCTTTCCTCGACGGCCTGCTCGGCGAAGAACGACGCAAGACGGGCTGGATGCGGGCGGAGGCCGCCGGTGATCCGGGGCCGTGGCGACAGCAGGCCGTTCTGGGCCGGGGACGTTGGGACGCCGATGCGTTGCGCGACATCGTGCGCGACTATGCGCTGGAGACGTTGGCCGACGACGATGCGGTCTTTGTCGTCGATGAGACGGGCTTTCTGAAGCAGGGCAAGGCATCCTGCGGCGTCGCGCGGCAATACACGGGCTCGGCGGGAAAGATCACGAATTGCCAGATCGGCGTTTTCGCTTGCTATGTGTCGCATCGCGGCCATGCCTTCATCGACCGCGAGCTCTATCTGCCGAAGAGCTGGACGGGCGACAAAGAACGTATGACGAAGGCGCATGTCCCGCAGGAATTGATCGACAGCGCCAATGGCGGCTTCGCCACCAAGCCAGCGTTGGCGCTCGCCATGATCGAGCGCGCGATCGCCGCGAATGTTCCGTTCTCCTTCGTCGCCGCCGACACGGTCTACGGAGTCGGCGACATCGAGATGGCGTTGCGGCGCGCCGGCAAAGGCTATGTGCTGGGCGTCAAATCCAACGACACGTTCTACTCCTGGGGCAAGCCGAGCGCCGTCGCGGGCACGGCGAAAGAGATTGCCGACCGCTTGCCGCTGTCCGCTTGGAAGCGTCTTTCGGCCGGCTCTGGAACGAAAGGCGAGCGGCTGCATGATTGGGTCTACCTCGAGCTCGCCGATCTCTCCGGCGGCGATTACAATGAGGCGCAGGGCGGCCAGGTCTGGACGCGCGGATTGCTGATCCGCCGCAAGATCGCCGATGGCGATCTCGCCTTCTTCACGACATGGGCGCCGAGCGGAACGACGATCGAAGCGCTGGCGAAAATCGAAGGGCATCGGTGGGCGATCGAGGATAGTTTCGAAACCGCCAAGAACGAGCTGGGCCTCGATCACAACGAAACGCGCTCATGGCATGGATGGCGACGTCATGTCTCGCTCGTCATGCTGGCTTTCGCCATGATGGCGACGATACGTGTTCACGCCAATGGACCGGCGACGCCGTCCCCCAAAAAGATCCGGCGTGCAATGACGACAAAAACTGCGCGGCCTCGATCGACGGCGAACTGATCCGCTGGTCGATGCAGGAAATCCGACGCATCGCCACGCGTCTCGCACGAAAACGCATTCGTCCCGAGTTCGTCATCGCATGGTCGTTATGGCGACGAGCGCACCAAGCCGAAGCAAGGCGAGCCCATCTCAAAAAGCAACTGTAATGTTAATTCGGGCGCTCATGAATAATTCGCTCCAATTGCTTATTGTTGGTCTGAAATTCGCTTTCGTTCGAAACATGTGCGGCGGCGGGCCTTGGCGTCAACCGCTCACGGCCGTCATTTCTTCCGGGCTCAAGCCGGTCGCACCGCCGTCGATTTCGAGCACGCGCGCCCCATCGACCAACGCCAGCTTCGACCGCGCTGCGCGCGTCGCCCGCAACATCCATTCCTTCTGGCGTGCGCTCAAGCCTTGGGCGTCATTCACGACCAGCACGTCCGTCGCCGCCAGCCGATCCTGCTTCTTCTTCCATCGGCCCAGCAGCCCGTGGACCCCGACGCTCTTGATGCCCGACTTCTTCTCGAACGCCTTCGCCGTCTCATATGTCAAGCCTACTCCGCGGAGCCGCAGTCCCGCTCGCTCCCATTGCGAGATTGCCTCCGCCAACGTCCTGCCCGTCTCCGTCGTGTCGACGCCGCCCGAAGCCGCGGCGGCGACTCTGCTTTCGTCGGATGCGCATTGCACTGTCGCGGCGAGGCTGCGCGTGCTGAAACTTTCGCCGTCCGCGAGCCGGACCAGCCCGATCGAACATTCCACGCGCGCCAGCGCCGTGTCGAACTGCTCTTTTCCGGCTGTGTTTCTGCTCACGAACGCGATCATTTCGCCGTACGTGAATGTCGCGCCCGCGCGCGTCAATGCACGCAGCGCCAGGTCGGGTTCACCGAGCAGTCGCTCGCCGTTGCGCCACGCGATTTCATAGTTCTCCGCCAGGCGCTCGCTTTCGGCGTCGTCGAAAAGTGGTTCGAGCTCTCGGCCGCGCGCCGCGTCCGCGCCCGCCCGGATCAACCGATCCCGGCCCGCGGCGAGAAGATATTTGTTCGAGAGCATCGCCCAGCGCTCGCGCCATTGCATGAGGAGCTTCGGCCCATGCCAATCGTCCAGCTTCTTCCCGAAACCATCCGACCCGATCTCGCGCATCGACAACAGGGCATGAAGATACACGCGCGTATGTCCATCGGCGCCTACCGCCCGATGCAGGTTCACGTCCACCACCCGTCCGCGCTCGACGAAGAGCGGCGTCACGAATTCCCTGCAGAGCCCCACCTCGTCGCCAGCAGGAAGAGCTTCGGGCAGCGCCGCCTCGATTTCTAGCGCGAGCTGCGCATTGCTGCGCGTCTCGACTGCTTCGACTTCGTTCCAGAGGATCTCTCGCTCAGCCCACCGAGCATCTGCGCCGAGAGGCAGCAAGATCTCCGAATGAATGAGGTCGCTCCCGGCGGAAAAGTCCACCTCGCGAAGTGTCTTCGCGTCCTTCAGCCTCGATCGCGAGCAATACGCCGCCGCCGAAATCACACTGCGCCCTTCGGACCGCCGAACCGAGCCGACGTTAAGAAAATGTATCGCCATTTCGAATTCCTCGTCGCGCGTCGCTCCAGCCCGTGCCGGAAATTCCGACGCGCGTCCGAGAGGCTCCGCGAAATCGGCGCGAAT
Protein-coding regions in this window:
- a CDS encoding BPSL0067 family protein, producing MLRKMNMSPPDAGGGGHGGGRGQLVVSCRLIAVALAAGAGCALWGPTPGIADPTPVVERGLPATVIPTYREKGAPNFSYPTGGTDTGGGNGGGGNGGGGGYNGDGGIGAGTIATDYSQYNGQSVGSGQCVALAQATSDVGLTSTWVPGERVEGASDIATGTVIATFGDDGTYTNTPGQSHTAIYLGQNDQGIQVMDQWLNQPAHYRTIYWTGNNQYEAGDKFYVVSH
- a CDS encoding single-stranded DNA-binding protein, with the protein product MKNIAEFQLIGRVGAVKKVGSTTHVTSASNYSYKDEGGEWRDDPHWNEVVVFSTVTTRYIEKYIGKGDLVHARGRVRQNNYERDDGERVFTVDLICNDFSRLAQAADNRDGEHRDADARDDSYGRRQRSASPGPDDAIPY
- a CDS encoding IS701 family transposase yields the protein MAGASIETTLELWASSLRDVKRRMHPLFTQDRVARSAEAFLDGLLGEERRKTGWMRAEAAGDPGPWRQQAVLGRGRWDADALRDIVRDYALETLADDDAVFVVDETGFLKQGKASCGVARQYTGSAGKITNCQIGVFACYVSHRGHAFIDRELYLPKSWTGDKERMTKAHVPQELIDSANGGFATKPALALAMIERAIAANVPFSFVAADTVYGVGDIEMALRRAGKGYVLGVKSNDTFYSWGKPSAVAGTAKEIADRLPLSAWKRLSAGSGTKGERLHDWVYLELADLSGGDYNEAQGGQVWTRGLLIRRKIADGDLAFFTTWAPSGTTIEALAKIEGHRWAIEDSFETAKNELGLDHNETRSWHGWRRHVSLVMLAFAMMATIRVHANGPATPSPKKIRRAMTTKTARPRSTAN
- a CDS encoding MobA/MobL family protein, with protein sequence MAIHFLNVGSVRRSEGRSVISAAAYCSRSRLKDAKTLREVDFSAGSDLIHSEILLPLGADARWAEREILWNEVEAVETRSNAQLALEIEAALPEALPAGDEVGLCREFVTPLFVERGRVVDVNLHRAVGADGHTRVYLHALLSMREIGSDGFGKKLDDWHGPKLLMQWRERWAMLSNKYLLAAGRDRLIRAGADAARGRELEPLFDDAESERLAENYEIAWRNGERLLGEPDLALRALTRAGATFTYGEMIAFVSRNTAGKEQFDTALARVECSIGLVRLADGESFSTRSLAATVQCASDESRVAAAASGGVDTTETGRTLAEAISQWERAGLRLRGVGLTYETAKAFEKKSGIKSVGVHGLLGRWKKKQDRLAATDVLVVNDAQGLSARQKEWMLRATRAARSKLALVDGARVLEIDGGATGLSPEEMTAVSG